A window of the Bacillus andreraoultii genome harbors these coding sequences:
- a CDS encoding PadR family transcriptional regulator has translation MDGKVSADLLRGHTDTIVLGILMKGDNYGYEIYKTIIDKTDGLYQLKEATLYSSYKRLEKDGCIIAYWGDETQGGRRKYYSITDKGIKRYRQNKIDWEFTQQILNKLLEEE, from the coding sequence ATGGATGGAAAAGTATCTGCTGATTTACTTCGGGGCCATACGGATACAATTGTCCTCGGAATTTTAATGAAAGGCGATAATTATGGATATGAAATATATAAGACGATTATTGACAAAACCGATGGGCTTTATCAATTAAAAGAAGCCACACTATATTCGAGCTATAAAAGGCTAGAAAAAGATGGTTGTATCATAGCTTATTGGGGTGACGAAACACAAGGTGGACGGAGGAAATACTACAGCATTACTGACAAAGGGATAAAACGTTATCGACAAAATAAAATTGATTGGGAATTTACACAACAAATATTAAATAAATTATTGGAGGAGGAATAA
- a CDS encoding SEC-C metal-binding domain-containing protein has protein sequence MEKLEETKDRVILDKMKKKMNKMVSEYQKFWQEIELPISLADGLTRYTKEELSHIRKRLNLKNASSLNKADLIHLLESSIPFYVKNLILNMDQNQFSLLKTMVRQKGVMTDPNLDLDKLKILQSLGFIFFGTHKGKKTLVLPKELIDPLTLIVNDAKVIAIIKRNTQWILLTQGMLYYYGVMSMQMLFEKLEQYMKEPVNKFECLKVLHLAQEYYLEFDWHRDGLTHYRVRDSETIINEQTMRRSVDYYPFTKDQLLTAGKPDFAEWNESSRAFLTYLLQTYEITKDEAREIIQDCVYTVQEGENPQELFHILQSRLEFDDLDSLQTCMNFITNLANNTRQWFLKGYSSTELFEKEKKFLNPLPTSPKMTQDSIPSTVKVGRNDPCPCGSGKKYKKCCGIV, from the coding sequence ATGGAAAAATTAGAAGAAACCAAAGACAGGGTCATACTAGATAAAATGAAAAAAAAGATGAATAAAATGGTAAGTGAGTACCAGAAGTTCTGGCAAGAAATAGAACTACCAATTTCCCTAGCGGATGGACTTACAAGATATACGAAAGAAGAATTAAGTCACATTCGAAAACGACTCAACCTGAAAAATGCTAGTAGTTTAAACAAAGCGGATCTCATTCATTTGTTAGAAAGCTCTATTCCATTTTATGTAAAAAATCTCATCCTCAATATGGACCAAAATCAATTTTCTCTTTTAAAAACGATGGTCCGCCAAAAAGGAGTAATGACAGATCCTAATCTAGATTTGGATAAATTAAAAATTTTACAGTCGCTCGGTTTTATTTTCTTCGGAACACATAAAGGAAAGAAAACATTGGTACTTCCAAAAGAACTAATTGATCCCCTTACGTTAATTGTTAATGATGCAAAAGTTATTGCAATCATAAAAAGAAACACTCAGTGGATTTTACTTACACAAGGAATGCTTTACTATTATGGAGTAATGAGCATGCAGATGCTTTTTGAAAAACTAGAACAATATATGAAAGAACCAGTGAACAAATTTGAATGTTTAAAAGTTCTTCACCTTGCGCAGGAATATTACCTAGAATTTGACTGGCATCGGGATGGATTAACCCATTACCGTGTAAGGGACTCTGAGACAATTATCAATGAACAAACGATGCGAAGAAGTGTCGATTACTATCCATTTACAAAAGACCAGTTACTAACAGCAGGAAAGCCAGACTTTGCCGAATGGAATGAAAGTTCGAGAGCATTCCTAACCTATCTACTACAAACCTATGAAATAACAAAGGACGAAGCAAGAGAAATTATCCAAGATTGTGTGTACACTGTTCAAGAAGGAGAAAACCCACAAGAATTATTTCATATCTTACAATCCCGTCTTGAATTTGACGATCTAGATTCTTTACAAACCTGTATGAACTTTATCACGAATCTTGCAAACAACACAAGACAATGGTTTCTTAAAGGGTACTCATCAACTGAATTATTCGAGAAGGAGAAAAAGTTTTTGAATCCTCTCCCAACTAGTCCAAAAATGACTCAGGATTCCATACCATCAACAGTAAAAGTTGGAAGAAACGACCCTTGTCCATGTGGTAGTGGGAAAAAGTACAAAAAATGTTGTGGAATAGTGTAG
- a CDS encoding YitT family protein, with protein sequence MAALVIGCFLLAIGINGFLVPHHLLDGGIIGLALILHYYFDFQAGLWSALLSIPLILFAWWKDRTQFHGSVYGMIVCAIFIDLLAPYQFSLPIWLSAILGGGICGIAVGLMLRYKTSTGGTDLIAYFIAKVTPLNIGLIIALLDGFIILLGYQTLGLQSVMYSSITILIAGIFANICYEGF encoded by the coding sequence ATGGCAGCTTTAGTCATTGGTTGTTTTCTACTAGCAATCGGGATTAATGGATTTCTAGTCCCACATCATTTGCTTGACGGGGGAATAATTGGGTTGGCACTCATTTTACATTATTATTTTGATTTTCAAGCAGGTTTATGGTCCGCTTTGTTAAGTATTCCACTCATTCTTTTCGCATGGTGGAAAGACCGTACCCAATTTCACGGGAGTGTGTACGGGATGATTGTGTGTGCCATATTTATTGATTTATTGGCACCCTATCAGTTTTCTCTTCCCATTTGGTTAAGCGCCATATTAGGTGGGGGTATTTGTGGTATTGCTGTAGGGCTCATGCTTCGGTATAAGACAAGCACGGGTGGGACAGACTTAATTGCTTATTTTATTGCAAAAGTGACGCCACTAAATATTGGGTTAATTATTGCTTTACTAGATGGATTTATTATTTTACTTGGTTACCAAACACTTGGGTTACAGAGTGTGATGTATTCAAGCATTACCATTTTAATCGCGGGCATCTTTGCAAATATTTGTTATGAAGGTTTTTAA
- a CDS encoding permease prefix domain 1-containing protein encodes MNTNINKYIDDLFNGYEETAELNDFKEEITSNLQARINDLENKGLDTKTAFTKAIAELGDITSIADEISKQKRNELIGEMYIEKDRKIGMKHAIGYTLAGSVLIFGIITCLITYFSTNNIFPAISSLLPFVVPAGALFVFLGLTQETSRLYPMSWKRALIYAIATASVLFGVTISISHYFLDGHTWVEVLGIFIPFVIPALAVLSVLILTEKKRYKPWIMELYKIEMSHYANKYSNPEQNEKRGLLSGALWVGAFTVFGLIWLLTSLKYALFVFPFAIVAEILIEYRMVAKN; translated from the coding sequence TTGAATACAAACATTAATAAGTATATAGATGATTTGTTCAATGGTTATGAAGAAACAGCGGAACTAAACGACTTTAAAGAGGAAATCACATCAAACTTACAAGCAAGAATTAACGATCTTGAGAATAAAGGGTTAGACACGAAAACTGCTTTTACAAAGGCGATTGCTGAACTTGGAGACATAACATCCATTGCAGATGAAATTAGTAAACAAAAGCGAAATGAATTAATTGGCGAAATGTATATTGAAAAAGATAGAAAGATTGGAATGAAACATGCAATTGGCTATACGCTTGCTGGTAGTGTGCTTATCTTTGGTATCATTACATGTCTTATTACTTATTTCTCAACAAACAATATTTTCCCTGCAATTTCAAGTTTATTACCTTTTGTCGTACCTGCCGGCGCATTGTTTGTTTTCTTAGGTCTGACACAAGAAACATCACGTTTGTACCCAATGTCATGGAAACGCGCGTTGATTTATGCAATCGCCACTGCATCCGTTCTTTTTGGAGTAACCATTTCTATCTCTCATTATTTTTTAGATGGTCATACATGGGTCGAAGTTCTTGGCATATTCATTCCATTTGTTATTCCAGCATTAGCTGTTCTTTCAGTCCTAATTCTTACAGAGAAAAAACGTTACAAACCGTGGATTATGGAGTTGTATAAAATAGAAATGAGCCATTATGCAAATAAATACAGTAATCCAGAACAGAATGAAAAAAGAGGATTGCTTTCTGGTGCACTTTGGGTCGGGGCCTTTACTGTGTTTGGTCTCATTTGGCTATTAACTTCATTAAAGTACGCGTTATTTGTATTTCCTTTTGCCATCGTGGCAGAAATATTAATTGAATATCGGATGGTTGCTAAAAATTAA
- a CDS encoding Ig-like domain-containing protein encodes MSKSTRFLNVFIVCLFLLGLPSGAFANSPKVQNNEKETEQLQERLNLATPKLKDKTSMNDFKNPNDYLLINPGKNIPTLTDSRDTKHTLTYESTTSYSTSEMLINILHKSSNDKTRDEYLTIEFFTNKNGTLHFVGYRDIDLSYYTGTNKVSTIIDKAVYKNDPYMYIRVGISESKYDEYYSDVSYFKVANPFYKNNTGSGASAKYYQLISNESTNGDASESTGTFAINNDAYASSKNLQEDAYRMDYVVPFDTKIYAHRTLKKNARAVQKLYKEGDTKSFYVYNIKTGYYSSRPATLLYSGTHSNIWVNNNEITADDAKKLGQEFDSKIFNAVVNNFGTPSDIDQNGKLDILCYDIQDGFSDYGGYVAGYFSPLDLYDDKYSNRSEVFYIDTYPLMGTGSKKDVTEAYSTLAHEFQHMVNFNQKVFVQGLEQMDVWMDEGLAMAAEQIYLGKALDHRISYYNEDSSITNGHSLLYWDEYGDVLANYSLSYLFMQYVKAQTGIGDRTFKEIINQPYNDYRAIEAIANKYISNNLTFGKLMTNYRAALVLKEKTGLYGFKGDPTFNDIKVKLYNGSSKNLRGGGAIVRELQSESDFSIPAYKGTDITYTLLQAQQQNVPPILKTPTVSEVGDSDTNVKGTADPNVTIMITKDGKTIGSANSTTTGNFSVSIAKQKAGTKLQVYATKGPSNSKVATVTVKDKTAPASPKVNSVSDMSTVVSGTTEPSAVTTVTVGSSIIGSGKADSKGSFSVPLKNKLKAGTKLVVYATDQAKNKSKGSTIIVTDKTAPAPPSVNTFGDNQTIITGKAENGSKITIKNGKTLLGTATTNNGKFSVKIKSKQKAGTTLTAYATDKAGNTSKGKTFKVADKTPPATPTVGTVTSKSTKVTGKAEKGSTVYVYNGNKYIGKGTTSSKGNYTVHIKKQKKRSTLKIYAKDKAGNKSKTRSVKVR; translated from the coding sequence TTGTCAAAAAGTACACGATTTCTCAATGTATTTATTGTTTGTCTATTTTTACTCGGGCTTCCAAGTGGGGCTTTTGCCAACAGTCCGAAAGTGCAAAACAATGAAAAAGAGACTGAGCAACTGCAAGAAAGACTAAATTTAGCAACACCTAAGCTTAAAGACAAAACAAGTATGAATGATTTTAAAAATCCAAACGACTATCTACTCATCAATCCGGGAAAAAACATCCCCACACTTACCGATAGCCGAGATACAAAACATACTTTAACATACGAGTCGACTACTTCATACTCCACATCTGAAATGTTGATAAATATATTACATAAAAGTTCAAACGATAAAACGAGAGACGAGTATTTGACCATTGAGTTCTTTACAAATAAAAACGGAACATTACACTTTGTTGGCTACCGTGATATCGACTTATCGTACTACACTGGCACAAATAAAGTTAGCACAATTATTGATAAAGCAGTCTACAAAAATGATCCATACATGTATATTCGTGTAGGCATATCTGAAAGTAAATACGATGAATATTATTCCGATGTTTCTTATTTTAAAGTTGCCAACCCTTTTTATAAGAATAATACAGGCAGTGGAGCAAGTGCAAAATACTACCAACTAATTAGCAATGAATCAACGAATGGGGATGCTAGCGAAAGCACCGGTACTTTTGCGATTAATAATGACGCCTATGCTTCTAGTAAAAATTTACAAGAAGATGCCTATCGAATGGATTATGTCGTTCCATTTGATACGAAAATATATGCCCATCGAACGCTAAAGAAAAATGCTAGAGCAGTGCAAAAATTATACAAAGAAGGAGATACAAAATCCTTTTATGTTTATAATATTAAGACTGGCTATTATTCTTCGAGACCAGCAACCTTGCTCTACAGCGGTACCCATTCCAATATTTGGGTAAATAATAATGAAATTACTGCTGATGATGCAAAAAAGCTCGGCCAGGAATTTGATAGTAAAATTTTCAATGCAGTTGTTAACAATTTTGGAACTCCATCAGATATTGATCAAAACGGAAAACTAGACATTCTTTGTTATGATATTCAAGATGGCTTTAGCGATTATGGTGGTTATGTTGCTGGGTACTTTTCACCACTGGATTTATATGATGATAAATATTCCAATCGTTCAGAAGTATTTTACATCGATACATACCCACTTATGGGGACTGGTTCGAAAAAAGATGTTACAGAAGCTTATTCCACATTAGCTCATGAATTTCAACATATGGTGAATTTTAATCAAAAAGTTTTCGTCCAAGGGTTGGAACAAATGGATGTGTGGATGGATGAAGGCTTAGCCATGGCGGCTGAACAAATTTATTTAGGCAAAGCGTTAGATCATCGGATTAGTTATTATAATGAAGATTCAAGTATTACAAACGGCCACTCATTACTTTATTGGGACGAGTATGGTGATGTTTTAGCCAATTATTCTTTATCTTACTTATTTATGCAGTATGTAAAAGCTCAAACAGGGATTGGAGATAGAACTTTTAAGGAAATAATTAATCAGCCTTACAATGATTACAGAGCGATTGAAGCGATTGCCAATAAATATATAAGCAACAATCTTACATTTGGTAAATTGATGACGAACTATCGCGCTGCACTTGTGTTAAAAGAAAAAACGGGTCTCTATGGATTTAAAGGTGATCCGACTTTTAACGATATTAAAGTGAAGCTATATAACGGTAGTAGTAAAAACTTACGAGGCGGCGGTGCGATTGTTAGAGAGTTACAATCAGAAAGTGACTTCTCTATCCCAGCATATAAAGGAACAGATATTACGTATACGTTGCTTCAAGCACAACAACAAAACGTGCCTCCTATACTAAAGACACCAACTGTCAGCGAAGTAGGCGATAGTGATACAAATGTCAAAGGAACAGCTGATCCAAACGTGACAATTATGATTACAAAGGATGGAAAAACAATTGGCTCGGCAAATTCAACGACAACAGGCAATTTTTCCGTTTCGATTGCAAAACAAAAAGCTGGGACAAAGTTACAAGTATACGCAACAAAAGGCCCGTCAAACAGTAAAGTAGCTACTGTTACTGTTAAAGATAAGACTGCACCTGCTAGCCCGAAAGTTAACAGTGTTAGTGATATGAGCACCGTGGTATCTGGTACCACTGAACCTAGTGCAGTCACTACTGTTACGGTCGGATCTTCTATCATCGGTTCAGGCAAGGCTGATAGTAAAGGAAGCTTTTCCGTTCCTTTAAAAAACAAGCTAAAGGCTGGGACCAAGCTTGTTGTCTACGCGACCGATCAAGCGAAAAATAAAAGTAAAGGTTCAACGATTATCGTCACTGATAAAACCGCTCCGGCTCCTCCTTCTGTTAACACGTTCGGTGACAACCAAACGATAATTACCGGAAAAGCCGAAAACGGTTCTAAAATCACCATTAAAAATGGGAAAACCCTTCTCGGCACTGCAACAACGAATAATGGCAAATTCTCGGTGAAAATTAAGTCAAAACAAAAAGCGGGCACCACATTAACTGCCTATGCTACTGACAAAGCTGGGAACACAAGTAAAGGAAAAACATTTAAAGTTGCCGACAAAACCCCTCCGGCAACGCCAACTGTAGGCACCGTAACTTCAAAATCAACAAAGGTGACTGGAAAAGCGGAAAAGGGTTCAACCGTATACGTGTACAACGGTAATAAATATATTGGTAAAGGAACAACAAGTTCAAAAGGCAACTACACTGTTCATATAAAGAAACAGAAAAAAAGATCTACCTTAAAAATCTACGCAAAAGACAAAGCAGGGAATAAAAGTAAAACGAGGAGTGTGAAAGTTAGATAG
- the manA gene encoding mannose-6-phosphate isomerase, class I, giving the protein MYQNEPIFLEPTLHERIWGGEKLKTDYGYPIPTNHTGEAWVISAHPHGPSMIKNGELAGKTLLDAWNEHGELFNKKSDGDYPLLVKILDANNDLSVQVHPNDEFAREVEGVPYGKTECWYILNAEENAELVLGHHAKTHEEFETMVDNGEWDKLLRKVKVKAGDFIYVPSGTIHAIGKGIVILETQQSSDITYRVYDYDRTDANGNKRELHLERSKQVAMVPHKDAAVEQTEETFGGLVEKKLVEEQYFTVYHWSLAGLATRELKEDFLQVSVVEGEARLLIDGQSFDLKKGMHFILPQGVKSYELEGNGEFIVSHT; this is encoded by the coding sequence TTGTACCAAAACGAACCAATCTTTCTAGAACCAACTCTTCATGAACGAATTTGGGGAGGGGAAAAGTTAAAAACGGATTATGGCTATCCAATTCCAACGAACCACACAGGGGAGGCGTGGGTAATTTCAGCTCATCCACATGGCCCAAGTATGATAAAAAATGGTGAGCTCGCTGGTAAAACATTGCTTGATGCGTGGAATGAACATGGTGAACTTTTTAACAAAAAAAGCGATGGTGATTATCCGCTACTTGTAAAAATACTTGATGCAAATAATGATCTTTCTGTACAAGTTCATCCAAATGACGAATTTGCTCGTGAAGTAGAAGGTGTCCCTTATGGAAAAACGGAATGTTGGTACATATTAAATGCGGAGGAAAATGCCGAACTTGTTTTAGGCCATCATGCTAAAACTCATGAGGAATTTGAAACGATGGTAGATAATGGTGAGTGGGACAAGTTGTTACGCAAGGTGAAAGTGAAGGCCGGCGATTTTATTTATGTACCAAGTGGAACGATTCATGCTATCGGAAAAGGGATTGTTATTCTCGAAACACAACAAAGCTCTGACATTACGTATCGTGTATATGATTATGACCGAACGGATGCAAATGGAAATAAACGTGAACTCCATCTGGAACGATCGAAGCAAGTCGCAATGGTACCCCATAAGGACGCGGCCGTTGAACAAACAGAAGAAACATTCGGTGGTCTTGTTGAAAAGAAACTTGTGGAAGAACAATACTTTACCGTTTATCATTGGTCATTAGCAGGACTAGCTACACGTGAATTAAAAGAAGATTTCTTGCAAGTAAGTGTTGTCGAAGGGGAAGCTCGTCTTTTGATTGATGGACAAAGCTTTGACTTGAAAAAGGGAATGCACTTTATTTTGCCACAAGGAGTAAAGTCCTACGAGTTAGAAGGAAATGGAGAATTTATTGTATCCCATACGTAA
- a CDS encoding lysozyme inhibitor LprI family protein, protein MSSIKKISLGLLLVAAMTLAACGKTNESTTQSNDPSSTAQHTKDDATGNSEQESKDSASSSNSDQNADGKESSSAQNDDGTTNQVENTSGTNRSGQTNQAQPSTKSNTKTSRSESNKTNISKDQYLKKLNEMEEADRNTEDGKTMKNMVEQEELRFKKWDAELNKIYGILKEQLTKEQMNNLREEQRNWITLRDKDAKESAEKYKGGSYESLEYVATQASLTKERCYELVAKYMH, encoded by the coding sequence GTGAGCTCAATAAAAAAGATTTCATTAGGACTATTACTCGTAGCAGCAATGACATTAGCTGCTTGTGGAAAAACGAACGAGTCAACCACTCAATCGAATGATCCATCTTCCACAGCACAACATACAAAAGATGACGCAACTGGCAACTCGGAGCAAGAATCAAAAGACAGCGCTAGTTCGAGTAACTCTGACCAAAATGCAGATGGTAAAGAAAGCTCATCAGCTCAAAATGACGATGGAACAACCAATCAAGTAGAGAACACATCCGGCACAAACCGTTCGGGACAAACGAATCAAGCCCAACCATCCACTAAATCAAATACAAAAACATCAAGAAGTGAAAGCAATAAGACCAATATTTCAAAGGACCAATATCTCAAAAAACTTAATGAAATGGAAGAGGCAGATCGAAATACCGAAGATGGAAAAACAATGAAAAATATGGTGGAACAAGAGGAATTACGGTTTAAAAAGTGGGACGCTGAACTGAACAAAATCTATGGGATACTAAAAGAACAGCTCACGAAAGAACAAATGAATAACTTACGTGAGGAACAACGAAACTGGATTACACTACGAGATAAAGATGCTAAAGAATCAGCCGAAAAGTATAAAGGTGGCTCTTATGAATCGTTAGAATATGTAGCGACACAAGCAAGTTTGACAAAAGAGAGATGCTACGAACTAGTTGCAAAGTATATGCACTAG
- a CDS encoding Fic/DOC family N-terminal domain-containing protein, translating to MGKLPISVTTEDALRILALLPTVRNKLGRLEEKFNYSIVSDAFVQILSLSESVESTRIERTQVTFSDMVKEKNNKNPRWKVREVNNYQKTFE from the coding sequence TTGGGGAAACTTCCAATTTCTGTAACTACAGAAGATGCACTAAGAATATTAGCACTGTTACCAACTGTTAGGAATAAGTTGGGCCGTTTAGAAGAAAAGTTTAATTATTCTATTGTCAGTGATGCCTTCGTTCAAATTTTATCTTTAAGTGAATCTGTTGAATCTACTAGAATTGAGAGAACTCAAGTTACCTTTTCTGATATGGTCAAGGAAAAAAACAATAAAAACCCTCGATGGAAAGTACGTGAAGTAAATAATTACCAAAAGACATTTGAATAA
- a CDS encoding Nramp family divalent metal transporter — translation MGADKKNSHDSQGWLRYSDNVSLEEVHHTIKIPHNGGFWKKFFAFAGPGSLVAVGYVDPGNWATSIAGGARFGYSLLSIILIANLMAMLLQSLSAKLGIVTGRDLAQATRDATGPKTAFFLWILTELAIIATDLAEVIGSAIALNLLFKIPLLVGIVITTVDVLLLLLLQKKGFRIIESIIIVLMITIFSVFVFEVIISKPEITSLLGGYIPKAEIVTNSEMLFISLGILGATVMPHNLYLHSSIVQTRQFKQSEEGKREAIRFSILDSTISLSIAFLINSAILILGAAAFYGKGLNVSEIEAAYQLLSPTVGVGIASTLFAVALLASGQNSTITGTLSGQIVMEGFIKLRISPWLRRIITRLLAVIPAFIVTWIAGAKGTGELLLWSQVILSLQLPFAIVPLVIFTSSKEKMGNFANGKWTKILAWTITCLIIVLNVFLASYIFITGHELG, via the coding sequence ATGGGTGCTGATAAAAAAAATTCACATGATTCACAAGGATGGTTACGATATAGTGACAATGTGAGTCTAGAGGAAGTTCATCATACAATAAAAATTCCACATAACGGAGGTTTTTGGAAAAAGTTTTTTGCTTTTGCTGGCCCTGGTTCATTAGTAGCTGTTGGTTATGTAGATCCAGGGAATTGGGCTACTTCCATTGCTGGTGGTGCAAGATTCGGATACTCTTTACTTAGTATTATCCTTATTGCAAACTTAATGGCCATGTTATTGCAATCATTATCGGCGAAATTAGGGATTGTAACAGGTCGAGACTTAGCACAAGCGACAAGAGATGCAACGGGTCCGAAAACGGCATTTTTCCTATGGATATTAACCGAACTCGCGATTATTGCAACAGATTTAGCCGAAGTGATTGGTTCAGCCATCGCGTTAAATTTACTTTTTAAAATTCCATTACTTGTTGGTATTGTCATTACAACAGTTGATGTGTTGCTATTACTACTTTTGCAGAAAAAAGGGTTTAGAATTATTGAGTCGATCATTATTGTACTGATGATCACCATTTTTAGCGTATTTGTCTTTGAAGTTATTATTTCAAAACCAGAAATCACTTCATTACTTGGTGGATATATTCCAAAAGCAGAAATCGTCACCAATTCAGAAATGCTCTTCATATCACTCGGTATTCTAGGAGCAACCGTCATGCCGCACAATCTATACCTACATTCATCGATTGTTCAAACAAGACAGTTTAAACAATCAGAAGAAGGCAAGCGTGAAGCGATTCGATTCTCTATCTTGGACTCGACCATCTCCTTATCTATTGCCTTTTTAATTAACTCAGCCATTTTAATATTAGGAGCAGCGGCTTTTTATGGCAAGGGACTAAACGTATCCGAAATTGAAGCAGCTTATCAACTATTAAGTCCGACAGTCGGTGTAGGTATTGCCAGTACTCTTTTTGCTGTCGCCTTACTCGCATCGGGTCAAAATTCAACCATTACCGGAACATTAAGCGGTCAGATTGTTATGGAAGGTTTTATCAAGTTACGAATTTCCCCTTGGTTGCGTCGTATTATTACCCGATTACTTGCAGTGATCCCAGCATTTATCGTCACTTGGATTGCCGGGGCTAAAGGAACTGGTGAGCTATTATTATGGAGTCAAGTTATACTTAGTCTCCAACTCCCTTTCGCCATTGTTCCATTAGTAATCTTTACAAGTAGTAAAGAAAAAATGGGAAATTTCGCAAATGGAAAGTGGACGAAAATCCTAGCATGGACAATTACCTGTTTAATCATTGTCCTTAACGTATTTTTAGCTTCTTATATATTTATTACCGGCCATGAACTAGGATAA
- the yfcE gene encoding phosphodiesterase has product MKLGFISDTHGGYDNTVQALEYLKDCEQIIHVGDVLYHGPRNDIPATYDPKKLTELLQGREDIVYVRGNCDADVDEMVLEHDLSQKSRVIDFDHVRFYIIHGYEETEEERIAQAKELGCRVVVSGHTHVKVLKERDGIILLNPGSTTIPKDRTSSFAVYENGKIELRHLENGEMLKALEV; this is encoded by the coding sequence ATGAAATTAGGTTTTATTAGTGATACACATGGAGGTTATGACAATACCGTTCAGGCACTCGAGTACTTAAAAGATTGTGAGCAAATTATCCATGTTGGAGATGTCCTTTATCATGGTCCTCGAAATGACATTCCAGCTACATATGATCCGAAAAAATTAACAGAACTCCTCCAAGGACGCGAAGATATCGTCTATGTACGCGGGAATTGTGATGCAGATGTTGATGAAATGGTTCTTGAACATGACCTTTCACAAAAGTCACGGGTAATAGATTTTGATCATGTTCGTTTCTATATCATTCATGGTTATGAAGAAACAGAGGAAGAACGTATTGCACAGGCAAAAGAACTTGGTTGCCGGGTAGTAGTTTCAGGACATACGCATGTAAAAGTACTAAAAGAGCGTGATGGCATCATTTTATTAAACCCAGGCAGCACAACAATTCCGAAAGATCGGACAAGCTCGTTCGCTGTGTATGAGAATGGAAAAATAGAGCTTCGTCATTTAGAAAATGGAGAAATGTTGAAAGCCTTGGAAGTATAA